CTAAGTAAGACCATTCAGAGAGCTTATCGAAAAACCTTGCGCAAGTATCGGCAATTTGCTTTGCATCGATAGGGTCAGTTTTCGACTTTGAGGTGGAAAACTTTCTGACGAAATAAGGATGAAGGATGAAGACGTTAAAGTTGTGCTCGTTTAGGAAATCGAAGAGGTTGAGAGTAAAAGAGCCGGAAGCTTCCATGGCGATAGTAAGAGGTTCGTTGAACTTTTTCAAGAAGGTAATG
The sequence above is a segment of the Fervidobacterium thailandense genome. Coding sequences within it:
- a CDS encoding IS110 family transposase is translated as MLFLGVDISTTKFDVAVINQQFKFITSKSFPFNSDGFSEFITFLKKFNEPLTIAMEASGSFTLNLFDFLNEHNFNVFILHPYFVRKFSTSKSKTDPIDAKQIADTCARFFDKLSEWSYLDEDTLALRDLVRFRYSLVESSANLQKRFKDVLRSYLPEV